In Helianthus annuus cultivar XRQ/B chromosome 8, HanXRQr2.0-SUNRISE, whole genome shotgun sequence, a single genomic region encodes these proteins:
- the LOC110911903 gene encoding ubiquitin carboxyl-terminal hydrolase 12-like, with amino-acid sequence MRRNPKGNRNRSCKSNQLDVKGCRGVYASFDKYAEVERLEGDNKYHAEAHGLQDAKKGVLFNDFPHVLQLRLKRFEYDFTSDTMVNINNRYEFPLELDLDRENGKYLSPDADKCVRNLYTLHSDAVEDKEERERA; translated from the exons ATGAGAAGAAATCCAAAAGGAAATCGGAATCGAAGCTGCAA ATCAAACCAACTTGATGTGAAAGGCTGTCGGGGCGTTTATGCTTCTTTTGACAAATATGCTGAAGTGGAACGGCTTGAGGGTGACAATAAATACCATGCTGAAGCACATGGGTTACAG GATGCTAAGAAGGGTGTGTTGTTTAATGATTTCCCACATGTTCTTCAACTCCGGCTAAAGCGTTTTGAATATGACTTCACGAGTGATACAATGGTAAAC ATAAATAATCGGTACGAATTTCCACTTGAGCTCGACCTAGACAGGGAGAATGGGAAATATTTATCTCCTGATGCCGATAAGTGTGTCCGGAATCTTTATACGCTTCACAG TGACGCTGTCGAAGACAAAGAAGAAAGGGAGAGAGCATAA